One genomic region from Bartonella australis AUST/NH1 encodes:
- a CDS encoding GPW/gp25 family protein: protein MNMGMDRMTGKPLSSIDHLRQSMIDILSTRIGTRVMRRDYGSRVAELIDAPMNDAFAVALYAAIAEALDQWEPRFKLKKIDFDWVEAGKISLSFAGIYLPSGKPITMEGLIIQ from the coding sequence TTGAACATGGGAATGGACCGGATGACGGGGAAGCCCTTATCCAGTATTGATCATTTACGCCAATCGATGATTGATATTTTATCGACGCGGATTGGGACGCGGGTCATGCGACGTGATTATGGTTCACGCGTTGCTGAGCTGATTGATGCACCGATGAATGATGCTTTTGCCGTCGCCCTTTATGCGGCTATTGCAGAAGCTTTGGATCAATGGGAACCGCGTTTTAAACTGAAAAAGATTGATTTTGATTGGGTCGAAGCTGGGAAAATTTCTTTGTCCTTCGCGGGAATTTATTTGCCATCGGGAAAGCCTATTACCATGGAAGGATTAATTATCCAATGA
- a CDS encoding phage portal protein — translation MAGFLNKITGFLGNFSNHNPHFEAASRSRRMGGFDPAKKHINKAIEECGDTIIARSRWLYDNESIYGSATEEWVSAAVSDGIKPYPRIEGFQKEKKELLDLWWQWVDEADYDEDANFYGLQATIAREVFLTGECFVRLHYIDFYGRSGVPLQLQIYPTEMLDFTYNGLAEIEGNYIRMGIEFNASGKRVAYHFWKYHPYDDCPPNGAFENQERVRVPAEMVLHIKERRIAGQLRGSPKITRSMAKIFQLDSYDDAELDRKRTAALFAIFITGTSPQDERLYDNRSDKSVEEPPELPAVQPGSAFYLGENKDIKFSNPVEVGGSYEAFQYRNILKICAALNMPYAVVTGDVTRGNFSNVRTAIIQFRRHVKQWREHIIAFQFNRIVWERFVEMAVLAGRIHLPGWEENSLPWLQCESFAPPLEMIDPRKDISAEKEEIRAGLKTRRMALAERGFDIDSIHAELEEEHKDALARGLSFDTDIADPSANREVIDDPSESYEDYERDQGSEVRAYGK, via the coding sequence ATGGCTGGCTTTTTAAATAAAATCACAGGATTTTTGGGCAATTTCAGCAACCATAATCCACATTTTGAAGCAGCAAGCCGTAGCCGTCGCATGGGCGGTTTTGATCCTGCAAAAAAACATATCAATAAGGCGATTGAAGAATGCGGCGATACAATTATCGCACGATCCAGATGGCTTTATGACAATGAATCTATTTACGGTTCTGCTACGGAAGAATGGGTCTCTGCTGCTGTAAGCGATGGCATTAAGCCTTATCCTAGAATTGAAGGCTTTCAGAAAGAAAAGAAAGAGCTCCTTGATCTTTGGTGGCAATGGGTTGACGAAGCCGATTACGATGAAGACGCGAATTTTTATGGACTTCAAGCGACCATTGCACGAGAGGTTTTTTTAACTGGCGAATGTTTTGTGCGCTTGCACTATATCGACTTTTATGGGCGCTCGGGTGTGCCTCTTCAATTGCAAATTTACCCCACCGAAATGCTGGATTTCACTTATAATGGGTTAGCTGAAATTGAAGGCAATTACATTCGTATGGGCATTGAATTTAATGCGAGTGGCAAGCGCGTTGCTTATCATTTTTGGAAATATCATCCTTATGATGATTGCCCACCGAACGGAGCATTTGAAAATCAAGAGCGCGTGAGAGTGCCTGCTGAAATGGTTCTTCATATCAAAGAACGTCGCATTGCAGGACAATTACGGGGGTCACCTAAAATAACGCGCAGCATGGCAAAGATTTTTCAGCTCGATTCTTATGATGATGCGGAGCTTGATCGAAAAAGAACAGCAGCTCTTTTTGCGATATTTATCACAGGAACTTCTCCCCAGGATGAAAGATTGTATGATAACCGTAGCGACAAAAGCGTCGAAGAACCACCAGAATTGCCCGCCGTGCAACCTGGTTCAGCGTTTTATTTGGGAGAAAATAAAGATATTAAATTTTCAAATCCCGTAGAAGTTGGCGGCTCTTATGAAGCTTTTCAATATCGTAATATTTTGAAAATTTGTGCAGCATTGAATATGCCTTACGCCGTTGTCACTGGAGACGTTACACGGGGTAATTTTTCTAATGTACGCACCGCTATCATCCAGTTTAGACGTCATGTCAAACAGTGGCGTGAACATATTATTGCTTTTCAGTTCAATCGCATTGTTTGGGAACGCTTCGTTGAAATGGCCGTGCTTGCTGGACGTATTCATTTACCAGGATGGGAAGAAAATTCTTTACCATGGCTTCAATGTGAAAGCTTTGCACCGCCACTTGAAATGATTGATCCAAGAAAGGATATCTCAGCGGAAAAAGAAGAAATTCGCGCAGGTCTGAAGACGCGACGTATGGCACTTGCTGAACGCGGTTTTGATATTGACAGTATTCATGCCGAACTCGAGGAAGAACATAAAGACGCCTTAGCGCGTGGCTTATCCTTTGACACAGATATAGCAGATCCTTCTGCTAATCGTGAAGTGATTGATGACCCTTCAGAATCTTATGAAGATTATGAAAGAGATCAAGGCAGTGAGGTGCGTGCATATGGTAAATAA
- a CDS encoding phage head-tail joining protein, with the protein MSEDSEQFNSKSERLESLKKRREELEDALYSGAQSVRHGDKQVSNRSVEELRRAIQMLDGQIADLESRRRSRVFYFNISRGY; encoded by the coding sequence ATGAGTGAAGATTCAGAGCAATTTAATAGCAAATCTGAAAGGCTTGAAAGCTTAAAAAAACGGCGAGAAGAACTGGAAGATGCTCTTTATTCAGGTGCGCAATCGGTACGCCATGGCGATAAGCAAGTAAGCAACCGTTCCGTCGAAGAACTTCGTAGAGCTATCCAGATGCTTGATGGGCAAATAGCTGATCTTGAAAGTCGTAGGCGTTCACGTGTTTTTTATTTTAATATATCACGGGGTTATTAA
- a CDS encoding head-tail joining protein — protein sequence MLWRGLLDKMIKDVRNTFGQSVVYTRSDNQQSFHITAIYSIRYSESEAGGRISTTIERKELDICINDIGGVAPKSNDSVVVIATENNEAQEHFTVVNVQASESGMYKLILRNINDDAPKRNG from the coding sequence ATGCTATGGCGCGGGTTGCTCGACAAAATGATTAAAGATGTACGCAACACCTTTGGGCAATCCGTCGTCTACACCCGAAGTGATAATCAGCAATCTTTTCATATTACGGCGATTTACAGCATCAGATATTCGGAATCAGAAGCTGGTGGGAGAATCTCTACGACAATCGAAAGAAAAGAACTTGATATTTGTATCAATGATATTGGGGGAGTGGCGCCAAAGTCTAATGACAGTGTCGTAGTTATAGCCACCGAAAATAACGAAGCTCAAGAGCATTTTACTGTAGTGAATGTACAAGCTTCAGAATCCGGCATGTATAAGCTTATTTTACGTAACATTAACGATGATGCACCCAAGAGAAACGGTTAG
- a CDS encoding phage baseplate assembly protein V, with protein sequence MFERRDKEITDLKRRVANMVMVGKISHVDHKNARYRVKSGNLISDWIPDTQARAGKTRSYEGRDVGEQVIVVSSSGDLSQGVIVGSIHTDSNQAADRGNIHQTIYPDGSTVAYDDEQNIYALTIKSGGKFILTISDGVSIKGDGTRLELRAPEGIKLISESDLNLNAKGDIALKAGGEISLTSSDSISLHSGNDTSIHSSGLKHNGTNVGATHVHKGVSPGGSMTGGPN encoded by the coding sequence ATGTTTGAACGGCGCGATAAAGAAATCACCGATTTAAAAAGGCGCGTAGCAAATATGGTTATGGTGGGAAAGATCAGCCATGTAGATCATAAAAATGCACGCTATCGAGTGAAAAGTGGCAACCTTATCAGTGACTGGATTCCGGATACACAAGCTCGTGCCGGAAAAACGCGTTCTTATGAAGGACGCGACGTTGGAGAGCAGGTTATTGTTGTTTCTTCATCAGGCGATTTATCTCAAGGAGTGATTGTCGGCTCCATTCATACCGATAGCAATCAAGCTGCTGATAGAGGTAATATTCACCAAACCATATATCCCGATGGCTCAACAGTCGCATATGACGATGAACAAAACATTTATGCCCTTACAATAAAATCAGGAGGAAAGTTCATTCTCACAATTTCTGATGGCGTATCGATAAAAGGTGATGGCACTAGGTTAGAACTGAGGGCTCCGGAGGGCATAAAGCTTATTTCGGAAAGTGATCTTAATTTAAACGCCAAGGGAGACATTGCCCTAAAAGCAGGGGGCGAAATTTCACTCACTTCAAGTGATAGTATCTCTCTTCATTCAGGGAATGATACCTCCATCCACTCAAGCGGATTAAAGCATAATGGCACAAATGTAGGGGCAACACATGTTCATAAAGGTGTTTCCCCTGGTGGCTCTATGACAGGAGGTCCAAATTGA
- a CDS encoding phage tail protein — MSGSMLPTNATAFEKRLADVCDFHRDVSASISGISHAKLTTRPPGFLPWLIEEYGLGELTPYIANPYDLIDTGPKWQQVRGSLAAVDLGLSWIKMSARFTAAWTGRVWWNSFQLHFNQLPGRSRLKTIEAITDLSKSLRSDFRRGVYGYDVEAVESDMSRLDHSMLESESGVRVTDGSTLFSFGRRTEINHILTKKEGTLIGNWIDDIDDELNWEDINYPWELVNFPWCSVKKHERDMLMALWFQNRTLYFALTDAKNALIGYRRCNIIQAVEQTLDGVYSHSGKRFNPSMTASTMVLLGARTEFHDVDSQQAAFVSLLVHASVAKNVPPGKLWLKPDELIGGVEIIKTPVNIPLRADIREQFKILLRF, encoded by the coding sequence GTGTCTGGGTCTATGCTTCCGACCAATGCGACGGCATTTGAAAAGCGCCTTGCCGATGTTTGCGACTTTCATCGAGATGTTAGTGCTTCAATTTCGGGGATCTCACATGCAAAGCTCACCACACGTCCTCCCGGCTTTCTACCGTGGTTAATTGAGGAATACGGACTTGGTGAGCTCACTCCTTATATCGCAAACCCCTATGATTTGATTGATACTGGTCCCAAATGGCAGCAGGTACGCGGATCTCTTGCGGCAGTTGATCTGGGGCTTTCATGGATAAAAATGTCAGCGCGCTTTACAGCAGCGTGGACAGGACGTGTATGGTGGAATTCATTTCAGCTTCATTTCAATCAATTACCTGGACGAAGCCGCCTTAAGACAATTGAAGCTATCACGGATCTTTCCAAAAGTTTGCGATCTGATTTTCGTCGTGGTGTTTATGGCTACGATGTTGAAGCTGTTGAGAGCGATATGTCAAGGCTCGATCATAGTATGCTAGAGAGCGAAAGTGGTGTTCGGGTAACAGATGGAAGCACTTTGTTTTCCTTTGGACGCAGGACAGAGATAAATCATATTTTAACCAAAAAAGAAGGCACTCTCATTGGGAATTGGATAGATGATATTGATGATGAATTAAATTGGGAAGATATCAATTATCCATGGGAATTGGTGAATTTTCCGTGGTGTTCAGTCAAAAAGCATGAGCGCGATATGCTGATGGCGTTGTGGTTTCAAAATCGCACCCTTTATTTCGCATTGACAGACGCAAAGAATGCACTGATTGGCTACCGAAGATGCAATATTATACAAGCTGTAGAACAAACGTTGGACGGTGTTTATAGCCATTCAGGCAAAAGATTTAATCCTTCCATGACGGCGAGCACTATGGTTTTGCTCGGGGCACGCACAGAGTTTCACGATGTTGACAGCCAACAAGCTGCTTTCGTTTCTCTTTTAGTTCATGCATCTGTAGCAAAAAATGTCCCCCCTGGGAAATTATGGCTCAAACCTGATGAACTCATAGGTGGCGTAGAGATCATCAAAACACCTGTGAACATTCCTTTACGAGCCGACATTCGTGAACAATTCAAGATTTTATTGAGGTTTTAG
- a CDS encoding type II toxin-antitoxin system VapC family toxin: MMFVDASAIIAVINEEPEAAFFNEKLKLAKEKYSSSIAKFEAVAGLCVFNTPKGKPISQTTLKESRLAVHEFFMAHKISLIPVSEDEGEKALDAKQKFGKGTGQKAQLNMGDCFAYACAVNHKLPLLFKGNDFIHTDIDKA; the protein is encoded by the coding sequence ATGATGTTTGTTGATGCTTCAGCGATTATAGCCGTTATTAATGAAGAACCAGAAGCCGCGTTTTTTAACGAAAAGCTAAAGTTAGCCAAAGAAAAATATTCGTCTTCTATAGCAAAGTTTGAGGCTGTAGCGGGGCTTTGCGTATTCAATACACCGAAAGGCAAGCCGATATCACAAACAACACTCAAAGAAAGTAGGCTTGCTGTACATGAATTTTTTATGGCGCATAAAATTTCTCTTATCCCTGTATCGGAAGATGAAGGCGAAAAAGCTCTTGATGCAAAACAAAAATTCGGTAAGGGGACAGGACAAAAGGCCCAATTAAATATGGGGGATTGTTTCGCCTATGCGTGTGCTGTCAATCATAAATTGCCTTTATTATTCAAAGGTAATGACTTTATTCACACAGACATTGATAAGGCTTAA
- the ssb gene encoding single-stranded DNA-binding protein, whose product MASGVNKVILLGNLGADPKISSLNSGDRVANLTLATSEVWKDRKTGEKRERVEWHNVVIFDERLVKLAEHYLKKGNKIYVEGQLQTRKWQDQSGNDHYKTEVVLKSFGGNIVLLETQGQSSSNTAGGHQAMGANRATQYTSAQSPFSDEIPF is encoded by the coding sequence ATGGCGAGCGGTGTCAATAAAGTAATTTTACTGGGGAACCTTGGAGCTGATCCCAAAATCAGTAGCCTCAATTCAGGGGACAGAGTTGCTAATCTCACCCTTGCGACCTCTGAAGTCTGGAAAGACCGCAAGACAGGGGAAAAGCGCGAGCGTGTTGAGTGGCACAATGTTGTGATCTTCGATGAACGTTTGGTGAAGCTTGCGGAACACTATCTCAAAAAAGGCAACAAGATTTACGTTGAAGGGCAATTACAAACCCGTAAATGGCAAGATCAAAGCGGGAATGATCATTATAAAACCGAAGTGGTTTTAAAGTCCTTTGGTGGCAATATTGTCCTTTTAGAAACTCAGGGACAAAGCAGTTCAAACACAGCAGGCGGACATCAAGCGATGGGTGCTAACCGCGCAACGCAGTACACATCAGCACAGAGCCCTTTTAGTGATGAGATTCCGTTTTAA
- a CDS encoding S49 family peptidase, with protein sequence MVNNLDMPFLMSRLFGVPHMLASTKLDVILNALAPRLFAGEKFPIGAFSQNDAIALRPPETYVVQNNVAILPVHGTLVRRGAWLGASSGLTSYEGLSASFREAIQQSDVRAVLLDIDSGGGEAGGVFDLVEEFRALSQQYNKPIWAHANELACSAAYAIACSAAQIWIARTAVVGSIGVVCAHLDQSRADEKSGYKWTFIFEGDHKLHGNPHEPLADTALKKMQADCTLLYDMFVDLVAQSRSMSSAAIRETKAETFIGTQAIELGLADVQGTLAQALEALMDSISLPPISTEEGQKIWHAPNTELKKMMTKGLSKSSTTTTKLKKMTTLTQTPKSLTTQKIRKMKLKVKKLKKMKTTKKIAKM encoded by the coding sequence ATGGTAAATAATCTCGATATGCCGTTTTTGATGTCACGCCTTTTTGGTGTTCCTCACATGCTTGCTTCCACAAAACTTGATGTCATTCTTAATGCTCTTGCGCCGCGTCTTTTTGCGGGGGAAAAGTTTCCAATAGGAGCCTTTTCGCAAAATGATGCCATAGCTTTAAGGCCGCCTGAAACCTACGTGGTGCAAAACAATGTCGCCATACTACCAGTTCACGGCACACTTGTACGCCGTGGTGCATGGCTTGGTGCATCATCAGGATTGACCTCTTATGAAGGTTTAAGCGCTTCTTTTCGTGAAGCTATTCAACAATCTGATGTTCGCGCTGTATTGCTCGATATTGATAGTGGAGGAGGGGAAGCCGGAGGAGTTTTTGATCTGGTTGAAGAGTTCCGGGCACTGTCGCAACAATATAATAAACCTATTTGGGCACATGCAAATGAACTTGCATGTTCGGCGGCTTACGCCATTGCTTGTTCTGCTGCTCAAATCTGGATTGCACGCACAGCTGTTGTAGGTTCAATTGGCGTTGTTTGTGCACATCTCGATCAATCACGTGCTGATGAAAAAAGCGGATATAAATGGACGTTTATTTTTGAAGGCGATCATAAACTTCACGGCAATCCTCACGAGCCATTAGCTGATACAGCATTAAAAAAAATGCAAGCAGATTGCACACTGCTCTACGACATGTTCGTCGATTTGGTGGCGCAAAGCAGGTCTATGAGTTCTGCCGCAATTCGCGAAACGAAAGCAGAAACTTTTATAGGCACTCAGGCCATAGAGCTTGGGTTAGCTGATGTGCAGGGCACCCTTGCACAAGCCCTGGAAGCCTTAATGGATTCCATCTCATTACCCCCAATATCAACAGAAGAAGGACAAAAAATATGGCATGCACCAAATACCGAATTGAAGAAAATGATGACAAAAGGATTATCGAAATCATCAACGACGACGACGAAGCTGAAGAAGATGACGACATTGACGCAAACACCGAAGTCTTTGACGACCCAGAAGATAAGGAAGATGAAGTTGAAGGTGAAGAAACTGAAGAAGATGAAGACAACGAAGAAGATCGCGAAGATGTAA
- a CDS encoding head decoration protein, producing the protein MSNIFYTDVRNGAYLGRYEPDMSNKEVIFASGALVEAGTVMGKVTATGKYVPLNPKAVDGSQIPAGISFATVDATEREQRAVITACLSTVKSSELLWPDTIKDEQKKTAIQSLEDHNKIMLR; encoded by the coding sequence ATGAGTAATATTTTTTATACAGATGTTCGCAATGGTGCTTATCTCGGGCGCTACGAACCTGATATGTCAAACAAAGAAGTTATATTTGCATCAGGGGCACTTGTTGAGGCTGGCACTGTTATGGGTAAGGTCACAGCCACGGGAAAATATGTCCCCCTTAATCCTAAAGCAGTAGATGGTAGCCAAATTCCCGCAGGCATTTCTTTTGCTACAGTTGATGCGACGGAACGAGAGCAACGCGCGGTGATTACAGCGTGCTTAAGTACAGTGAAATCTTCCGAATTGCTATGGCCGGATACCATCAAAGATGAGCAGAAAAAGACAGCCATTCAATCTTTAGAAGATCACAACAAAATTATGCTGCGATAG
- a CDS encoding baseplate J/gp47 family protein, with amino-acid sequence MKEVLPKPEIISELSFEEIRAAALAHLKGLLPDYTLLESDPAVKVIEVFSYRELLLRQRINEAARNSLLDFAIGSSLDALGDWHGVQRMDGESDERYRERIKLYARSGKGSGTEPYYKFIALSADSRVKDAIVYRKGKDPTIHVALFGNNEEETANPELLEKVSQALHNKNVIMTNDTIIVHAAVAKVVDLKADVWLLPETALVVLNQMEANLRAAWKQEQALGRELSLSWWVSKLMIPGVQKIIAVEPTQEYAVCAEEVLSIGKITLNLRGRAR; translated from the coding sequence ATGAAAGAAGTCCTGCCTAAACCTGAGATTATCTCAGAACTGTCTTTTGAAGAAATTCGCGCGGCCGCTCTTGCTCATTTAAAAGGGCTGTTGCCTGACTATACACTTCTAGAAAGCGATCCTGCAGTCAAAGTCATTGAAGTTTTTAGCTACCGAGAACTGCTTTTAAGACAGCGTATTAATGAAGCGGCACGCAACAGCCTTCTTGATTTCGCGATAGGCTCTTCTCTGGATGCTTTGGGGGATTGGCATGGTGTTCAACGAATGGACGGCGAAAGTGATGAGAGATATCGTGAACGCATAAAGCTTTACGCACGCAGTGGCAAAGGCAGCGGCACAGAGCCTTATTATAAATTTATTGCTCTGTCAGCAGATAGCCGTGTGAAGGACGCTATTGTTTATCGGAAAGGCAAAGACCCAACCATTCATGTTGCTCTTTTTGGCAACAATGAAGAAGAAACAGCAAACCCCGAGCTCTTGGAAAAAGTCTCACAAGCGCTTCACAATAAAAATGTAATCATGACCAACGATACGATTATTGTGCATGCCGCTGTAGCAAAAGTTGTAGACTTAAAAGCTGATGTTTGGCTGTTACCAGAAACGGCACTGGTGGTTTTAAATCAAATGGAAGCAAATTTACGGGCTGCTTGGAAACAAGAGCAAGCGCTCGGTCGTGAATTGAGCCTCTCCTGGTGGGTCTCAAAATTGATGATCCCTGGTGTACAGAAAATTATCGCTGTTGAGCCAACACAAGAATATGCTGTTTGTGCTGAAGAAGTGTTATCGATTGGCAAAATTACCTTAAATTTGAGAGGGCGTGCACGCTAG
- a CDS encoding major capsid protein, whose protein sequence is MDMNFFKHDAFSVATMMKAIENYEFKPSLISSLDLFETVETSTTVVGIERCDNRLALIQTSERGAPLTEGDRSGSNLRFFKTTRIAKSDTVKAEEIQDRREFGTEDQLETSMKYIAKIQKKLISEIELTWENMQLGAVQGVVLDADGSVIVDWYKEWEITPPKPINFELNTETTNVANHVDQVITKMVEVSKGAFTDRSRVIGLCGNEFFSKFKNHKAIRETYLNTALAQTLNSAGGIATPSAIGSGSFGSFNFAGVTFINYRSIHNYNVSAKAGTKRAIGIKPDECQFFPADAPGVFQKTFSPGESLDFVNTVGKPLYTILIADHERNAWVKPEVYSYPLYICTRPEMLFKATIGEK, encoded by the coding sequence ATGGATATGAATTTTTTTAAACATGATGCTTTCTCAGTAGCAACAATGATGAAAGCGATCGAAAACTATGAGTTTAAGCCTAGTCTTATCAGCTCTCTTGATCTTTTTGAGACAGTTGAAACAAGTACGACAGTGGTTGGCATTGAAAGATGTGACAATAGATTAGCACTGATTCAAACGAGTGAACGTGGTGCACCTTTGACAGAAGGTGACAGAAGTGGTTCTAATCTTCGGTTTTTCAAAACAACACGTATCGCCAAAAGTGATACTGTGAAGGCAGAAGAAATCCAAGACCGGCGGGAATTTGGAACAGAAGACCAGCTGGAAACATCGATGAAATATATCGCTAAAATACAAAAGAAGCTGATTTCTGAAATTGAACTCACGTGGGAAAATATGCAGCTTGGAGCTGTTCAAGGTGTTGTCCTGGATGCCGATGGATCAGTCATTGTCGACTGGTATAAAGAATGGGAAATCACACCGCCAAAACCCATTAATTTTGAATTGAATACAGAAACAACCAATGTTGCTAATCATGTTGATCAAGTCATTACGAAGATGGTTGAAGTTTCGAAAGGAGCTTTTACTGATCGTTCACGGGTTATTGGGCTTTGTGGAAATGAATTCTTTTCTAAATTTAAAAACCATAAAGCAATCCGTGAAACCTATTTAAACACAGCTCTCGCACAAACCTTGAACAGTGCGGGAGGTATAGCAACGCCGAGTGCTATTGGATCAGGGAGCTTTGGAAGTTTTAACTTTGCTGGCGTAACTTTCATTAATTACCGGAGCATTCATAACTATAATGTAAGCGCTAAAGCAGGCACTAAACGTGCAATAGGAATTAAGCCTGATGAATGCCAATTTTTTCCTGCTGATGCACCTGGCGTATTCCAGAAAACCTTTTCTCCAGGTGAAAGCTTGGATTTTGTGAATACAGTTGGAAAGCCTCTCTACACTATTTTGATAGCAGATCACGAGCGTAATGCGTGGGTAAAGCCGGAAGTATACAGCTACCCGCTTTATATTTGTACGCGTCCTGAAATGCTCTTCAAAGCGACGATAGGAGAAAAATAA
- a CDS encoding phage terminase large subunit family protein has protein sequence MDESSVKEFFANANDARQPDPPYTVSQWADKNRYLSTVASAEPGLWRTKRTPYLREIMDNLSSYVPIETTIVMKGAQVGMSEAGLNFCGYAIHHSPGPALYVMPTVETAKKLSKTRLDPMIMASPALSERIAPARSRDSGNTMFSKEFDGGALMITGANSAAGLRSMPIRYLVLDEVDAYPLSVDNEGDPVMIAERRTSTFVQRKIFKLSTPTHRDTSRIVKDFVLGDQRYYNVPCDACGTLQPIVWSQIKWPKGAPEKAVFVCAHCGHEHAEHRKTDLMCEERGACWLPTSESSRPNLRSYHISALYSPWLTWGECAREFLDAKDDPALLQPFVNTVLGEPWEDRTGEVVDPESLYARREDYPIAPPQAVLLTAGIDVQNDRLELEVVGWGRGEESWNIDYQVILGDPSSFEVWDQLDAYLRKDWPHPGYKDGIRIAAACIDTGGGHTQAVYNYVRPREGRRIWGIKGQSGWRAVWPRRPSRNNKGQINLYIVGVDAAKEIITARFKKSGPEASGAGATHFHKSLDREYFDQLTAERKVIKYFKGFKRIEWQKSEKARNEALDCRVYAYAALQGLISGGLNLNREVDILEKRLEDLKNAETPLKQPISGNSLLSSLKRLQAKEPQKKQFKVVVSPYMRRD, from the coding sequence ATGGATGAGAGCTCTGTTAAAGAATTTTTCGCGAATGCCAATGATGCGAGACAACCGGACCCACCTTATACAGTTTCACAATGGGCGGACAAAAATAGATATCTAAGCACAGTTGCAAGTGCTGAGCCTGGTTTGTGGAGGACGAAGCGTACACCTTACTTGCGCGAAATTATGGATAACCTTTCATCCTACGTGCCGATTGAAACTACTATAGTGATGAAAGGTGCTCAAGTGGGAATGTCTGAAGCAGGATTGAATTTCTGCGGTTACGCTATTCACCACAGTCCGGGACCGGCGCTTTATGTGATGCCAACGGTTGAGACAGCCAAGAAGCTTTCAAAGACACGTCTTGATCCGATGATTATGGCGAGTCCGGCTTTAAGTGAACGCATTGCTCCCGCCCGTTCACGTGACAGTGGTAATACAATGTTCTCGAAAGAGTTTGATGGCGGTGCCTTAATGATTACAGGAGCCAACAGTGCTGCTGGATTGCGCTCTATGCCTATTCGCTATCTGGTCCTTGATGAAGTCGATGCCTATCCACTGAGCGTCGATAATGAAGGTGATCCGGTGATGATCGCTGAAAGGCGTACCTCTACCTTCGTTCAACGAAAGATTTTTAAATTGTCTACGCCTACACATCGTGACACAAGCCGTATCGTTAAGGATTTTGTGCTCGGAGATCAACGATATTACAACGTCCCTTGTGATGCATGTGGCACTCTACAACCTATTGTTTGGTCCCAAATTAAGTGGCCGAAAGGAGCCCCTGAGAAAGCTGTTTTTGTTTGTGCTCATTGCGGTCACGAACATGCGGAACACCGAAAAACTGATTTGATGTGTGAGGAAAGAGGTGCGTGTTGGCTACCGACGAGCGAGTCAAGCAGACCAAATTTGCGCTCTTATCATATTTCGGCACTCTATTCACCTTGGCTAACTTGGGGAGAATGTGCCCGTGAATTTTTAGATGCTAAAGATGATCCGGCATTATTACAGCCTTTTGTCAATACAGTGCTTGGAGAACCATGGGAGGACAGGACTGGCGAAGTTGTTGATCCTGAAAGCCTTTATGCACGGCGTGAAGATTATCCCATTGCACCACCACAAGCCGTGTTATTGACAGCAGGAATTGATGTACAGAATGATCGTTTGGAACTCGAAGTGGTGGGATGGGGGCGCGGTGAGGAAAGCTGGAATATAGACTATCAAGTGATCCTCGGTGATCCATCTTCTTTTGAAGTCTGGGATCAATTAGACGCCTATCTCCGAAAAGACTGGCCGCACCCAGGTTATAAAGATGGCATAAGGATAGCAGCTGCTTGTATTGATACCGGTGGAGGACATACACAAGCTGTTTATAATTATGTGCGTCCCCGTGAGGGAAGACGCATATGGGGGATTAAGGGACAATCGGGATGGCGTGCGGTATGGCCGCGCCGCCCAAGCAGAAACAACAAAGGACAGATTAATCTCTATATTGTTGGTGTTGATGCTGCGAAAGAGATCATTACAGCGCGGTTTAAGAAATCTGGTCCTGAGGCATCTGGTGCTGGGGCAACACACTTTCATAAAAGCCTTGATCGGGAATATTTTGACCAGCTGACCGCTGAACGAAAAGTCATCAAATATTTTAAAGGCTTCAAACGTATCGAATGGCAAAAAAGTGAAAAAGCACGAAACGAAGCGTTGGATTGCAGAGTCTATGCTTACGCTGCTTTACAAGGTCTGATTTCGGGGGGGCTGAACCTTAATCGAGAAGTCGACATTTTGGAAAAGCGCTTAGAAGATCTTAAGAATGCTGAAACGCCTTTGAAGCAGCCAATATCAGGAAATTCTTTGTTGTCTTCTTTGAAAAGGCTTCAAGCAAAAGAGCCTCAAAAAAAGCAATTCAAAGTAGTCGTAAGTCCTTATATGCGGAGGGATTAG